GCGGTTCGCCGGTCACCGGGTCGGATGGGACGTCAGGTCGCCGATCAGGGCCACCGTCTCGGGTGAGAAGTCGCAGCCCAGCGAGGCGTTGACCTGCGCGAGCAGGTTGATGGTCGCGGCCAGGTGGTCGCGCTGACCGGTGGTGGCGTAGAGCACCATCAGCCCCCGGTGCAGGATCTCGGCCTCCGGGACGGCGGCGAGCCCGCTGTGCAGTGCGGCCTCGCAGCCGGAGTAGTCGCCACCGGCCAGTCGGCGCTTGGCCAGCTCGTGCGAGGCGTCGATGATCGCCGAGATCATGTCCTGGCGGTAGGGCTCGGCCCAGGGGTAGAGACCGTAGGCGGAGTCGAACGGCCTTCCCCGGACCAGGTCGAGCGCCCGGCGCAGCGCGGCATCGGCCGCCGGGGTGCGGTGGTTCATGCCCTGCCGGTAGAGCTCCTGGAAGTCCGCCCAGTCACTGGTGACGGCGGGGTGCAGTCGCCAGCCGGCCGGGGGCAGGCAGAGGCTGCCGTCGGGCGCCTGCCCGAGCCAGTCGCGGAGCTTGCTCAGGGCCGAGGCCCGGCCGCGCAACGAGCCCTGGGCGCTGGCGTGGCCGGGGGCCGGGACGTAGAACGGGCTCGGCGCCAGCACCGCGTCCACGTCGCGCGGGTCGGGATCCGGACGGAGCGTCAGCAGGGCGGCGAGTGCCGTGAGTTGGCTGATCCTGGAGGGGTCGGCCGTGCCGTTGGTGGCGATCACCCGGACCTGGCCGAGGAGCAGCACGCGGGGTCCGGCCGAGGTCGGCCCGCTCGTCGGCGAGGGCGGCGGAGCGGTGAGGTCGTAGCCCTGGGTCAGCGCGGTCAGCGGCATGACGCGCGGATCCACGCGCCGTACCGGCGGCGGCGGGGACTGCTGACCCAGCGGGTCCGACCCCCCGGACGACTGGGCTGCGGCGTGCTGCGGCGCGGACGGCAGCGGAGCCATCGGCAGCGGCGTCACCTGCGGCATCGGGGGCAGTTGCGGCTGCTGCCGAGCCGGTTCGGTCGGCGCGGGCTGGAGCTGGGCCGGCTGCGGCGCGGAGTGCCGTGGCCCGGCATGCTGCGGTGCGGAGCGCTGCGGTGCGGAGTGCTGCGGTGGTGCGAACGGCTGCGGTGCGGCCGGCTGCGGGGGCGTCGGCATCGGCGGGGGCGAGTAGAGCGGGACCGGCGCGCCCGGGGCGTCCTCGCCGAGCAGCGGGACAGCGGTGGCCGAGGCCGGGTTCGCACCCGCCGTCGCCTGGGCGTGGGCGGCGAGGACCGGGATGTAGAACGGGTCGGCCTCCTCCTGGACCGCTCCGGCACGCATCGCCAGCACGGCGGTCTCCTCGTCCAACTCCGCCAGCCCGTCCGGGTCTTCGACGTCGTAGGCGGAGTCGGCGTAGGCATCGCCCCCGGCCTCGGCCCCGGCGCGGGCGGCGCCGATGGTGCCGACGTCACTGGTCCAGTCCGGCGAGCCGTCGCCGGGTGGGAGTTGACTGATCGACAGCACGCTCAGCACGGAGGCGAACTCCTGCTCGCTCATCCGCTGCAGCTCCACCGCGAACGGCAGGTTGCCGGCGATCCGGTAGTGGCCGGGGCGGGCGTCGAGGTGCCAACCCGCCCCCTGGGTGGCCGGGGTGACGGCCGCGACGCAGCGGTGCTCGCGTCCGGCGAGGACCCAGCCGAGCTCGTCGAGCTGGTCCTGGGTCATCACCTGGTCGGTGCAGAGCAGCACCGACACCCAGGTGTCGGTGGCGATGCCCTGGGCGCGGGCCATCCGGGGGTGGGCGATGTGGCAGTCGCCGAGCGCCTGTTCCATCGACGTCCGGTGGGCCACCAGGTCGTTGAGCGCCTCCTCGGGCTGCTCCCGGGTGCGCAGCCGGTCGACGCCGAGGTGGCCGACCAGCGGGGCGGCGCTGCCGAGGACGATCAGCCGGAGGTGGTCGGCGAGGGTGCTGGCGGCGAGCTCGGCGACCATGGCCCGGGTGACGGCGGCGATCTCCTCCGGTGAGCCGTCGAGGTGCAGGTGCCGGACGGTCTCCAGG
The Streptacidiphilus albus JL83 genome window above contains:
- a CDS encoding AfsR/SARP family transcriptional regulator; the protein is MEDQQYETYLRAMADPSGLDLLDRALRTLAQTCLTQGHELPALAAVALRPGGTIDLYLIEPAEGPAPAPFLASPNGRMWRCVTGQAELLTAAQAADVPAPYPALVTLGRTPDDVQVLADLETVRHLHLDGSPEEIAAVTRAMVAELAASTLADHLRLIVLGSAAPLVGHLGVDRLRTREQPEEALNDLVAHRTSMEQALGDCHIAHPRMARAQGIATDTWVSVLLCTDQVMTQDQLDELGWVLAGREHRCVAAVTPATQGAGWHLDARPGHYRIAGNLPFAVELQRMSEQEFASVLSVLSISQLPPGDGSPDWTSDVGTIGAARAGAEAGGDAYADSAYDVEDPDGLAELDEETAVLAMRAGAVQEEADPFYIPVLAAHAQATAGANPASATAVPLLGEDAPGAPVPLYSPPPMPTPPQPAAPQPFAPPQHSAPQRSAPQHAGPRHSAPQPAQLQPAPTEPARQQPQLPPMPQVTPLPMAPLPSAPQHAAAQSSGGSDPLGQQSPPPPVRRVDPRVMPLTALTQGYDLTAPPPSPTSGPTSAGPRVLLLGQVRVIATNGTADPSRISQLTALAALLTLRPDPDPRDVDAVLAPSPFYVPAPGHASAQGSLRGRASALSKLRDWLGQAPDGSLCLPPAGWRLHPAVTSDWADFQELYRQGMNHRTPAADAALRRALDLVRGRPFDSAYGLYPWAEPYRQDMISAIIDASHELAKRRLAGGDYSGCEAALHSGLAAVPEAEILHRGLMVLYATTGQRDHLAATINLLAQVNASLGCDFSPETVALIGDLTSHPTR